A region of the Deinococcota bacterium genome:
GGGTGAGCGCGCGACCGCGCAACGCCATTACGACGCGATAGAACTCACCGCCGGAGTCGACGAACGGCTTCGCTGCTCCGAGAGGCTGGGCGGCTGGACTTGGTGCATCAACGAACAGGGACAGGCAGGTTGGATTCCCGAAGCCAGTCTCAAAGCAACGGAAAAGGAGTAAGCATATGCCTGCGAGAACCGGCAAGGACTACATGAAGGCCCTCAAGCGAAACCCGCCCAACCTGTGGCTGAAGGGCGAAAAGGTCCTGGACCCCACCACCCACCCGGCGTTTAAGGGCGTGGTGCGCTCGCTCGCCGAGCTCTACGACCTGCAGCATGACCCCGCCTTTAAAGGCGTGCTCACCTACCCCTCGCCGACGAGCAGCGAGCGGGTCGGCGTGAGCTTTTTGGAGCCCAAGACCAAAGACGACCTCAAACGCCGCGCGGCGGGCTACAAGGTGTGGGCCGACTACAGCCTCGGCCTGATGGGCCGGACGCCCGACTACCTGAACGCCGTTCTGTCCGGCTACGCGGGCGCCAGCGACTTTTTCGGCCAGGACGAGCCCAGATTCGCCGAGAACATCCGCAACTATTATGAATACGTCCGCGAGAACGACCTCTGCACCACCCACGCGCTCACCAACCCGCAGGTAAACCGCGCCGCCAGCACCGCGCAGCAGGCCGACCCCTATATTCCCTTGGGCGTCCTCAAGGAGACCAAGGAGGGCGTCGTCGTGCGCGGCGCGCGGATGCTGGCGACCCTGCCCGTCGCCGACGAGATCCTCGTCTTTCCCTCGACGCTCCTAAAGGAGGAGCCCGGCGCCGACAAGTACGCCTTTGCCTTCGCGCTGCCGACGAACGCGCCCGGCCTGCACTTTATCTGCCGCGAGCCCTTGGCGGGAGGCAACGCCAGCGACCACCCGGTCTCCTCGAGGTTTGAGGAGCAGGAAGCGCTGGTCGTCTTCGACGACGTGCTGGTACCCTGGGAGCGGGTCTTCGCCTTGAGGAACCTGGACATCTGCAACCGGGCCTACGCCGAGACCGGCGCGCTCATGCTGATGGCGCACCAGGTGAACGTGCTCAAGGTCTCCAAGACCGAATCCTTTCTGGGCCTGCTTACGCTGATGGCCGAGGGCGTCGGTGCTGACGTGTTCGGCCACGTGCAGGAGAAGATCGCCGAGGTGAGCATCTACCTGGAGGCGATGAAGGGCCTGCAAGTCGCCGCCGAGGAGGGCGCGGCGTCCAACTCCTACGGGGTGATGTGCCCGGCCAGGGCACCCTTAGACGCCGCGCGCAACCTCTACCCGATGCTCTACCCGCGCATTCACGAGATCACTCAGCAGATTGGCGCCTCGGGGCTCATCATGATTCCGTCTGAGGCCGACCTGGACGGCCCGATGCGGCCTTATCTGGAAAAGTTCATGCAGAGCCGCAACATGAACGCTCTAGAGCGCACCCAACTCTTCCGCCTCGCCTGGGACATGACGCTGTCGAGCTTTGGCGCGAGGCAGGTTCACTACGAGCGCTTCTTCTTCGGCGATCCGGTGCGCATGAAGGGGGTGCTCTACGGCGCCTACGACAAGGAGCCCTACAAGGCGCGCATCCGCCACTTTCTCGGCTGGGAGGGCCAGGACGCCGTTAGGGCGAAAGAGGAGGTGACGGCTTGAGCCGCGTTCAGACAGAGGACGCTCACACCGCCACCCTGCACGACCTCTTCCGCGAGGCGCTCTCGCACTGGGTGAGCGGCGTCACCGTCGTGGCCGCCAAGGACGAGGCGGGCGAGGTGCGGGGCATGACCGCCTCGTCGTTCGCGTCACTCAGCCTCGAGCCGCCACTCGTCTTGGTCTGCGTCGACGAGCGGGCCAACCTGCTGCCGGTCCTGGAGGGGGCCGGAGGCTTCACCATCAACTTGCTGGCCGAAGGTCAGCAAGAGGCCTCCGGCCACTTCGCCGGCCAGCCCGCCGCGCGCCTGCTCGAGAACCCGCCCTTTCCCGTGCACGGCGACCTGATTCTGGACGAGGCACTGGCCGCGCTCGTCTGCTCGAGCTATCGGATCTACCCCGGCGGCGACCACAAGATCGTCGTCGGCAAGGTCGAGAAGGTCGTCTTGGGCGAGGACCGGCCGCCGCTCGTCTACTACCGGCGGAGCTACCGGAAGCTGATATGAAAGCCCTGGTATGAAAGCCAATGTCCTCCGCGCCGGGCACGCGGTCTACTACGTCACCGACCTCGAGCGGGCTCGCGCCTTCTACGTGGGCCTCTTGGGTCTCGACGTGGTGCATGAGGGGGAGGACGCGCTCTTCTTGCGCGGCGTCGAAGAGCGCGAGTGGAGCCTCAAGGTGGCGCTGCGTGAGCAAGCGGGCGCGGGACGAATCGCCTTCAAGGTGGCGGGCGACGAGGACCTGGACGCCCTGCTCGAGCTCGCCCGGCAACGCGGCCTGAAGACCCAAGAGACCGAGGACTTCGGCGTCCCCCGCCTGGTCCGGCTCGAGGACCCCAGCGGTCTGCCGGTCGCCTTCTACGCGCGCGCCGCCAAACACGCGCGCATCCTCCAGGACTACCACCGGCACCGTGGACCGGGCGTGCAGCGCATCGACCACTTCAACGTGATGGTGCCCGACGTGCAAAGGGCGCATGACTTCTATGCCCACGAGTTGGGCTTCAGGCTGAGCGAGTACACCGTGGACGAAGGGGAGAAGCTGTGGGCGGCCTGGCTCCAGCGCAAGGGCAACGTCCACGACCTGGCGCTGATGAACGGTTTGGGGCCCAGGCTGCACCACGTCGGCCTGTGGACGAGCGAGCCCATGAGCCTGATTCGCGCCTGCGACATCCTCGCTTCGGCGATGCAGACGGACCGCATCGAGCGCGGCCCCGGCCGCCACGGCTTATCGAACGCGATGTTTCTCTACCTCCGCGACGACGACGGCAACCGCATCGAGCTCTACAGCTCGGACTACCTGACCGTGGACCCGGACGTCGAGCCCCTGCGCTGGACCTTGGATGACCCGCGCCGGCAGACGCTCTGGGGCCACGCCGCGCCCGCGAGCTGGTTTAGCGAGGCGAGCTCCCTGGAGACCCTGAGCGGCGGCTCCGCCAGCCTCCTCGAAGGGAAGCTGGCGGGCCGGCCGCAACACCTGACTTGACGGCTGCGAGCTTCGTCCATAGACTGACGTAGCGCGAGCTGAAAACGAGGAGATGGCTTTGCCGAAGACCGCCACCGCCACAGTCGCTATAGCGGGCGCCACAGTGAGCGCCAGCGCAGGCTCGAGGGGCGTGGGCCGGCTGCTCCGCTACGACGCTGCCGACCGCGCCATGGAGCTCGAAGACCGCTACCAGCCACACCCCCTGTTACAGCGCAGCGTCGCCGCAGGGGTCACGACATGGAGGAAACCATGAACAAGCTCTTGGCTCTCGTCCTCGCCCTGGCGCTCGGCTCTAGCCTGGCGCAGGACAGCTCAGACACCGGCATGCTGGACATCGGCGTGGTGGTCTCGGCGACCGGCCCCGCCGCGTCCTTGGGCATTCCCGAGCGCAACACCTTCGTTCTCTTGGAGAGCATGGTCAATGAAGCGGGCGGCGTCGGCGGCCGTCAGGTGAGGTTCCATGTTCTCGACGACGCCTCGGACACCACCCAGGCGGTGCGCAACGCGCGCAGCCTGATCGAAGAGCGCAATGTCGTCGCCATCATCGGCACCACCACCACGCCGGCGTCCTTGGGCATGATCGACGTGGTGGCCGAGGTGGGCGTGCCGATGATCTCGATGGCGGCGTCCAGGTCCATCATCGCTCCCGTAGACGAGGGGCGCTTCTGGGTCTTCAAGACGCCGCAGACCGACGAGATCATGGCCAACGCCATCGTCCGCGACATGGTGGACCGGGGCGTGGCGACGACCGCCTTTATCGGCTTCAACGACGCCTACGGCGAGGGCTGGTGGAACGACTTCAGCCGCGTCGCCGAGGAGGCGGGCATCAGCGTCGTCGCCAGCGAGCGCTACGCCCGCACCGACACCTCGGTGACGGGCCAGATCCTGCGCATCACCGCGCAGAACCCCGACGCGGTCCTGATCGGCGCCTCGGGCACGCCCGCCGCCCTGCCCCAGCGCAGCCTGGTCGAGCGCGGCTACGGCGGCACCGTCTACCAGACCCACGGCGTCGCCAACCCCGACTTCTTGAGGGTAGGCGGCGCGGACGTCGAGGGCACCATCTTGCCCGCCGGGCCGATTCTGGTCGCCGAGCAGCTTCCCGACGGCTTCCCCACCAAAGAGGTCGGCTTGGAGTACATCGCCATGTACGAGGCCGAATACGGCGAGGGCTCCCATTCGACCTTCGGCGCCCACGCCTACGACGCCTGGCTGATCCTGGGCGCGGCCTTGGAAAGGGCGCTCGAGGCGGGTTCGCCCGACGACCTTGAAAGCTTCCGCAGCCTCCTGCGCGACGAGATCGAGGCCACCCAGGACCTCATCGCCGCCCACGGCGTCTTCTCCTTTTCGCCCGAAGACCACCTGGGGCTGACGCTCGAGACGACCGCCGTCATGGTGACCATCGAGGACGGCGGCTGGCAGCTCCTCTACACCTTTGCGGACTAGGATTCAGCGGTCAGGGTAGAGGGTTGGCTTCCGCCGACCCCCGACCCCTGAATCCCGACCCCGCCCTTATGGATTGGACGATTTTCGCTATCTTGCTGAGCGACGGGCTCATCAGCGGGGTGTTCTACGCGCTCTTGGCCCTGGCGCTCGTTCTCGTCTTTACCGTCACCCGCGTCATCGCCGTCTTTATCGGCGAACTGGTGATGTTCGCGCCGCTCTCCTACGCGCTCTTGCTGCAGGGTGAGGTGCCGGGGACGGTGTGGCTCACGGCGGCGATGCTGCTGCTCTGGGCGGGGCTCGAGTGGCGCAGTCCCAAACGCGCGCTCCTTCTGGCACTCGTGGCGCTCGCGCTCGTCGGCCTGACCTTCTGGGGCGCGCAGGGGGCGCCGCAGGCGCCCCTCTGGGCACTGGCCGTCTTTATCGTGCTGCCGATGGGGGCGGCCACCTTCCGCCTCTTCTACGAGCCCTTGCCGCGCGGCACGGTGCTCGTCTATCTCATCCTCGCGGTCGGCCTGCACTTCGCCTATCAGGGCCTGGGGCTGGTCTTTTTCGGCCCCGAGCAGTACCGCCCGGCCGCCTTGGTGCGCGGCGGGCTCACCTTCGGTCCGGTGGCGTTGCGCTACCAGCAACTGCTCGTCGTCGCCTTTGCGGCGCTGGTGCTGGTGGCGCTCTACCTCTTCTTCAAGCGCAGCCTCTACGGCAAGGCCCTGCGGGCGGCCGCGGTCAACCGCCTGGGCGCTCGCCTCTCGGGCATCTCCCCGGTCGAGGCGGGGCGCGTCTCGCTCACGCTCGCCGCCGCGGTCGCCGCGGTGAGTGGGATGCTGATCGCGCCGCTGACCAACGCCGCTTACTACATGGGCTTTCTGCTCGGACTCAAGGGCTTCGTCGCCGCCATCATCGGCGGGCTGGTCTCCTATCCCTTGGCGGTCGCCGGCGCGCTCCTCGTCGGCGTCATCGAGTCGTTCAGCTCCTTTGCGGCGAGCGCCTACAAGGAGGCCATCGTCTTCAGCCTGATCCTGCCGGTGCTCCTCTACCGCAGCCTGACCACCTTCGAGCTCGGCGAGGAGGAAGAGTGAGCCCTCTCGCGCTCCTCTTCGTCGCCCTCTTGGCGCTGTTGCCGCTGGTCCTGCCCGCCTTCTACCTGACGCTCATGGTCGGCGTCGCCTACAGCGCGCTGGTCGTCTTAGGCCTCTACCTGTTGACTGGCCTGGCCCGCATGACGAGCTTTGGCCAGGCGGCCTTCATGGGCGTGAGCGCCTACACCACGGCGCTCGTGAGCGCGCGCTACGGGCTCTCGCCCTGGCTCGGGCTGATGGCGGGCGTGGCCATGGCCGGGGCGGCGGCCTGGGGACTCGGCGCGCTGACGGTGCGGCTCAGAGGGCACTTCCTGCCGCTGGCGACGATCGCCTGGCAGGTCGCCCTGTTCATCGTGATGGGCAACCTGACGGGCATCACCGGCGGCCACACCGGCCTCACCGGGGTGCCGCCGGTGAGCGTCTTCGGCCTCGAGCTGAGGACTTCGGGACAGGTCTACTACCTCGCCTGGCTCCTGGTGCTGCTCGCCGCCTGGGGCGCCTTCAACATCACCCACAGCCGCACGGGCCGGGCCTTGCGGGCGCTCAGGGGCGACGCCGTAGCGGCGGCCAGCGTCGGCGTCAACCCGGCCGCGCTCAAGCTCTGGGTCTTCGTCCTGGCGGGCGTCTTCGCGGGGCTGGCGGGCTGGCTCTACGCGCACTTCTGGCGCTTCGTCAACCCGACGCCCTTCGGCCTCGAGGCCTCCATCACCTATCTGATCATGGGCGTGGTGGGCGGCGTTGGCACCTTGCCGGGGGTCTTCGTCGGCGCGGCGCTCATCACCGGCCTCGAGCACTGGCTCCAAGACCTCCTGCCCAGGGTCTTCGGGCGCAGCGGCAACTACGAGGTAATCGCCTTGGGGCTCATCCTGGTGGTGATTCTCCACCGGGCGCCGCGGGGCCTCTGGGCCTTTGTAGAGGGCTACTTGCCGCGCCGCCGGAGCGAGGCGCCCTGTGGCGCCGGCCTGCCGCCGCGCGCCAAGACCGGCGAGGCGGGTGAGGCGCTCCTCGAGGTAGCCGGCCTCTCCAGGGCCTTTGGCGGCCTGGTGGCGGTCAACAACCTCTCCTTCTCCTTGAGGCGCGGCGAGATTCTCGGTTTGATCGGCCCCAACGGCGCGGGCAAGACGACGCTCTTCAACCTCGTCACCGGCGTCTTGGCGCCGACCTCGGGCGCGGTGTACTACCGGGGTCAGCGCTTGAGCGGCCTCAAGCCCTTCGACGTGGCGGGGCGGGGCCTGGCCCGCACCTTCCAGCACCCGCACCTCTTCAGCGAGATGACGGTCCTGGAGAACGCCGCCCTCGGCGCCTACGGGCGCACCGGCGCCGGCATGATCGCCTCGATGCTGAGACTCGACCGCGGCGAGGAGCGGCGGGCGCTCGCCGAGGCCTACCGGCAGCTCAGGCGCGTCGGCCTGGCCGAGCTCGCCGGTTCCAAAGCCGGCGGCCTGCCGCTCGGCAAGCAGCGCCTCCTGGAAATCGCTCGGGCGCTCGCCGCCGACCCCGAGCTCCTGCTCCTGGACGAGCCCGGCGCGGGCCTGCGCGCCGGTGAGAAGGCCGAGCTCGCCGCGCTCGTCAGGCGCCTTGCCGGCGAGGGCGTCACCGTGCTCTTCGTCGACCACGACATGGACCTGGTGATGGGCCTGGTCGACCGGCTGGTGGTCATGCACTACGGCGAGAAGCTGGCCGAGGGCAGCCCCAGGGAGGTCCAGAGCAATCCGCAGGTGATGGAGGCCTACCTGGGCGGGGCGGTGACCTGATGGCGGTGATCTGATGGCGGTGGTGCTGAGCGCCACGGGCCTGTGCGTCTCCTACGGCGCGGTCGAGGCGGTGCGGGAGGTGAGCTTCGAGGTCCACCGCGGCGAGGTGGTCACGCTGATCGGCCCCAACGGCGCGGGCAAGACCACCACCCTCTTGGCCTTGATGAACATCCTAAGCGCCGGCGGCGAGCGCCTTTACGACGGCCAGGCCATCGCCAGGACGACCCCGGAGCGCCTCGTCGCCGCGGGCCTGGTCTTGGTGCCCGAAAAGCGCGAGCTCTTCGCCGACATGAGCGTGGTCGATAACCTTAAACTCGGGGCTTACGCCCGCTACCGCCGCGGCGAGCGCCGGCTGGAGGGTGACCTCGACTACGTCTACGCGCTCTTTCCCAGGCTGCGCGAGCGCTCCGCTCAACTCGCCGGCACCATGTCGGGCGGCGAACAGCAGATGCTCGCCGTCGGCCGCGGCCTGATGGCAAAGCCCAAAGTCTTGATGCTCGACGAGCCCAGTCTGGGGTTGGCGCCGCTAATCGTCAAGGAAATCTTCAGCATTTTGGCGCGGCTAAAGCGCCAGGGCACCACCATTTTGCTGGTCGAGCAAAACGCCCATGCCGCCCTGGCCTTGGCCGACCGGGGTTACGTCCTCGACGCGGGAGAGCTGGTCCTCGCGGGCAGGGCCGAGGACCTGCGGCGAGACCCGCGCGTGCTCGAGTCCTATCTGGGCATCCGTCGCGAGCAGACATGACGGCCGCCAGACGCGTATACTGGCCAAAAAGGAGTGACCGCCATGCCGACCGCCAGACTCAAGGACAAGGCCATCACCGTACCCGACGAAGTCCTCGACGAACTCGAGCTAGCTGAAGGCGACGCGTTCGAGGTCGTCATAGCGGGCGGCCTCATCGTGCTCAAGCCGCACCAAGAGGACTGTGCCGAGCGCCATCCGGAAATCGACGCGGCGCTCGAGGCTGCCCTCAAGGAAGTCGAGGAGGGTCGCGTCACACCCGCTTTTGGAAGCGCCGAGGAATTCGAAGCCTACCGCCGGACCAAAGCTTATCAAGAGCTGCTCGAGTCGGAGTAGGGTGAAGTACCGTCTCAACCGTAAAGCGGTCAGAGATTTTGAACTGTTATCCCCAGCTCTCCAACAACGTGTCAAGAAACAGCTCGACTTTCTCTGCCAAAACCTGCGACACCCCTCGCTACAAGCCAAAAAGTACAATGAGGCAGAAGATCTCCGGCAAGCACGGGTAGCTAGAAACCATCGCTTCTACTTCCAGATTCGCGGCGACAGCTACGTCATCTTGCGCATCATTCCCCATCCAAAATAATGCGTTCCACCGACCGTGGGGAGGCCCAGTATGTTCAACCCTGACATGGAGACCCTGCCCAGCGACAAGCTGCGAAAGCTCCAGGACGAACGCCTGGCCAAGCTCATGGCTTACCTGTACGAGCGCCTGCCCTTCTACCGCAAGGTGCTGGACGAGGCGGGCACCAAGCCGAGCGACGTCACCAGCGTCGACGACCTGCCAAAACTCCCCTTCACCCGCAAGAGCGACCTGCGCGACCACTACCCCTTCGGCCTCTTCGCCGTGCCCAAGAGTAAGGTCGCGCGCATCCACGTCTCGAGCGGCACCACCGGCAAGCCCACGGTGGTGGGCTACAGCAGGCGCGACCTCGAGCTCTTCGCCGAGGTGAACGCCAGAGCGCTCGCCGCCGCCGGAGCGCGTCCCGGCATGACCCTGCACAACGCCTACGGCTACGGCCTCTTCACCGGCGGGCTCGGCCTCCACTACGGCGGCGAGCGGCTGGGCCTGACGGTAGTGCCCGTCTCGGGCGGCATGACCGAACGGCAGCTCCTGCTCATCGAGGACTTTAAGCCCGACATCATCGCCTGCACGCCGTCCTACGCCCAGACGCTGGCCGAGAGCTTTCGCCGCCGCGGCGTCCCCCCCGAAGAGATCAGCCTCAGCTACGCGATTCTGGGCGCCGAGCCCTGGACCGAGGCGATCCGCCAAGACGTGGAGAGGGGTCTGGGCGTCAAGGCCAGCAACATCTACGGCCTCTCGGAGGTAATCGGGCCGGGCGTGGCCCAGGAGGCCTGGGACGAGCAGGACGGCTCTTACCTCTGCGAGGACCACTTCTATCCCGAGATCGTCGACCCCGGCACGGGCGAGCCCCTCGCGGACGGTCAGGAAGGGGTGCTCGTGCTCACCACCTTGACCAAGGAGGCGACGCCGCTGCTGCGCTACTGGACGGGCGACATCACCTCCTTGACCCGCGCGGCAAGCACGACCGGCCGGACCCACGCCCGCATGGGCGGGATTCGCGGGCGCAGCGACGACATGCTGATCATCCGCGGGGTGAACGTCTACCCCACCCAGATCGAGGAAATCCTAAGGGGGCGCCCCGAGGCGGCGGCGCACTATCAACTGGTCATCAGCCGCAGCCACCTCTTGGACGAGGTCGAGTTGCGCTTGGAACTGTCCGAAGCAGCCTTCTCGAGAATGGAGCCTGCGAACAGGGACCCGGCACGCTTTGACGACCTCGTCGAGGCCGACGAGGAGCTGCGGAGCCTGCGGCGCGGCCTCGAGCAGAGCATCAAAGAGCGCGTCGGCGTGTCGGTCAAGGTCACGCTGATGGCGCCGGGCAGCGTGCCCAGGAGCGAGGGCGGCAAGCTCAGCCGGGTCTTGGACGAGCGCAAAGGCTAGGCCTGTCATTCCTATCATTTAGGTCTATCTAGATCTATCATTGAGGTGTAGGGAGGTTATAAGTGACGGTCACGACCCGCAAGCGCATCACCGCGCGCGAATTCCGCACCATGGCCGAAGCGGGCATCTTTGCAGAGGCACGCCTCGAGCTTCTGGACGGAGAACTCATCGAGATGACGCCTATCGGCCCTGAACACGCGCACGCGGTCAGACAGCTCATCGCGCTGCTCTCGACCATGTCCCCGGAGCGTGGCGCCTTGGACGTGCAAAATCCCCTGCTGATGCCGGGAGACAACGAATTCTACCCGGACGTGATGGTCTTAAAGCCCCGCGAGGGTGGGTACCGAAGCCTTCCCTTGGCGCCAGACGCGCTCCTCGTCGTCGAGGTCGCCAAGACCTCGCTGCTATACGACCGCGAGGTCAAGCGCACCAAGTACCAGGGCGCCGGCGTGCCCATGTACTGGGTCGCGGACATCGACGCAAAGCAGCTGTGGACCTACGCCGAGCCCGGCCAGAGGGGCTATGACCACGAACACCGCGCCGGTCAAGACGAGACGCTCGAGGTCTTGGGCGTAAGCGTGCCCGTCGCTCGGCTCTTCTAGATGCCCGGCGCCTTATGAAGCCCATTCCCGAGGGCTTCGAGGCCAGCTTCAGCCTGAGGGTCACCGACGAGATGACGGTGGACTTCGAGGAGATGGGCAGGCTCCACCCCGTCTACGCCACCTACTGGCTGGCCAAGCACATGGAGCTCGTCAGCCGCAAGGTCATCTTGCCCTTTTTGGAAGCCGAGGAGGAGGGCATCGGTTTTGAAGTTCAAGTCACCCACCTCGCTTCGGCCCTGCCCGGCATGAGGGTCACGGTGAGCGCCCGGCACCTCCGCAGCGAGGGCAAGCGCATCTACTCGAGCTGTGAGGCGGTCAGCGAGCTCGGCGACCGCATCGGCACGGGGACGACGACACAAGTCGTCCTGCCCAGGGCCACACTCGAGGCGGGTTTCGAAGGGTTGAGAAGACGTTGGCAGATGCAAAGGGACAACCGATGAGGCTCATCCACCCTGATAGCATGAGTTCATGACTCTATACACAAGCTCAAAGACCGCCAGAGGGCCAGGCATAACACAAGAGGAGCAGGCATGATCCTTCCCAGCTACGTCATGGGCGACTGGGCCAGCGGCGCGGGCGAGGGCCTGCTCGTCGTCGACGCCGTCTACGGCGAGCCCGTCAGCCGCATCAGCGCGGACGGCTTAGACCTTGTGGGCGTCCTCCAGTACGGCCGCGAGGTGGGCGGCCACGCCCTGCGAACGATGACCTTTCACGAGCGCGCCGTGATGCTGCGCGCGCTGGCCGTGCATCTCATGGAAAAGAAAGAGGCCTTTTACGAGCTGTCCTACCAGACGGGCACGACCCGTAAGGACGCCTGGATCGACATCGAGGGCGGCATCGGCACGCTGTTCGCCTACTCGAGCCTGGTGCGGCGCGAGCTGCCCAACGAGCCCTTCCTGGTCGAGGACGCGCCCATCGCCCTCTCCAAGGGCGGCACCTTTGCCGCCCTGCACCTGCTCAGTCCCAAGGAGGGCGTGGCGGTACACATCGGCGCCTTCAACTTTCCCTGCTGGGGCATGCTCGAGAAGCTCGCGCCGACGCTCGCCGCGGGCATGCCCGCCGTCGTCAAGCCCGCGCCGCAGACGGCCTACCTGGCCGAGGCGGTGTTTCGGGAGATGATCGTAAGCGGGCTGCTGCCCGAGGGCGCGGTGCAGCTCGTCAGCGGCGACGCGGTGGACTTTTTCCCCCACCTCGTGGAGCAGGACGTGGTGACCTTTACGGGCTCCGCCGCGGTCGGCAGAAAGCTCCGGGCGCACCCCAACGTCATCGCCAGGGCCATTCCCTTCACCCTCGAGAACGACTCCCTAAACGCCGCCATCTTGGGCGAGACGGTCAAGCCGGGCGAGCCCGAGTTCGATCTGTTCGTGAGGGAGGTGGTGCGCGAGATGACCGTCAAGGCGGGCCAGAAGTGCACCGCCATCCGCCGCGTGCTGGTGCCAAGGGACAGGGTCGAGGCCGTCGCCGACGCGCTCAGGGTGCGCCTCGAGGGCGTCACCGTGGGCGACCCGCGCCGCGAGGAGGTCCACATGGGGCCGCTCGTCAGCACCCAGCAACGAAGCGAGGTCTCGGCCCAGGTACAGCGGCTCAAGCAGAGCTGCGAGCCCATCTACGAGGGCCGGCTCGAGCCCTTGGGCGGTGACTTGGCAAGGGGCGGCTTCTACCCGCCGACGCTGCTCTACTGCGACCGGCCCCACCAGGCGACGGAGCCGCACGAGCTCGAGGCCTTTGGCCCGGTGAGCACCCTGATGCCCTACGAGACGGCGGCCGCGGCCGCCGAACTCGCCAAGCTGGGGCGCGGCTCCCTGGTGAGCTCGGTGTTTACCTTTGACCGCGCCGAGGCGAGGCGGCTCGTCTTAGCCATCGCGCCCCATCACGGCCGTCTCCTGGTCGTCAACCGCGACAATGCCAAGGAGTCCACCGGGCACGGCTCTCCCCTGCCGCAGCTCGTCCACGGCGGGCCGGGGCGGGCGGGCGGCGGCGAGGAGTTGGGCGGCGCGCGCGCGATCAAGCACTTCATGCAGCGCACCGCGGTGCAGGCCGACCCCACCACGCTCATGCACATCTCGAGCGAGTACGTGCCGGGCGCGCAGACCACCGGCGACGCGGTCCATCCCTTTCGCAAAGCCTTCGAGGACCTCAGCATCGGCGAGACCTACACCACCCACCGGCGCACCGTCTCGGAAGCGGACATCGTCAACTTCGCGGGCGTCTCGGGCGACTACTTCTACGCGCACATGGACGAGCTGGCGGCCAAGGATTCGCTCTTCGAGAGGCGGGTGGCGCACGGCTACTTTCTCGTTTCGGCCGCGGCGGGCCTGTTCGTCGATCCCCGACCCGGCCCGGTCCTGGCCAACTACGGCCTCGAGAACCTGCGCTTTATAGAGCCCGTCGGCATCGGCGACACCATTCAGGCCCAGCTGACCGTCAAGCGCAAGACCAAGAAGGACAGGCGCCATCCCGAAGACCGGG
Encoded here:
- a CDS encoding Uma2 family endonuclease, with protein sequence MTVTTRKRITAREFRTMAEAGIFAEARLELLDGELIEMTPIGPEHAHAVRQLIALLSTMSPERGALDVQNPLLMPGDNEFYPDVMVLKPREGGYRSLPLAPDALLVVEVAKTSLLYDREVKRTKYQGAGVPMYWVADIDAKQLWTYAEPGQRGYDHEHRAGQDETLEVLGVSVPVARLF
- the paaZ gene encoding phenylacetic acid degradation bifunctional protein PaaZ; its protein translation is MILPSYVMGDWASGAGEGLLVVDAVYGEPVSRISADGLDLVGVLQYGREVGGHALRTMTFHERAVMLRALAVHLMEKKEAFYELSYQTGTTRKDAWIDIEGGIGTLFAYSSLVRRELPNEPFLVEDAPIALSKGGTFAALHLLSPKEGVAVHIGAFNFPCWGMLEKLAPTLAAGMPAVVKPAPQTAYLAEAVFREMIVSGLLPEGAVQLVSGDAVDFFPHLVEQDVVTFTGSAAVGRKLRAHPNVIARAIPFTLENDSLNAAILGETVKPGEPEFDLFVREVVREMTVKAGQKCTAIRRVLVPRDRVEAVADALRVRLEGVTVGDPRREEVHMGPLVSTQQRSEVSAQVQRLKQSCEPIYEGRLEPLGGDLARGGFYPPTLLYCDRPHQATEPHELEAFGPVSTLMPYETAAAAAELAKLGRGSLVSSVFTFDRAEARRLVLAIAPHHGRLLVVNRDNAKESTGHGSPLPQLVHGGPGRAGGGEELGGARAIKHFMQRTAVQADPTTLMHISSEYVPGAQTTGDAVHPFRKAFEDLSIGETYTTHRRTVSEADIVNFAGVSGDYFYAHMDELAAKDSLFERRVAHGYFLVSAAAGLFVDPRPGPVLANYGLENLRFIEPVGIGDTIQAQLTVKRKTKKDRRHPEDRATGVVAWDVKITNQSGEPVALYTILTLVARKET
- a CDS encoding AbrB/MazE/SpoVT family DNA-binding domain-containing protein, which codes for MPTARLKDKAITVPDEVLDELELAEGDAFEVVIAGGLIVLKPHQEDCAERHPEIDAALEAALKEVEEGRVTPAFGSAEEFEAYRRTKAYQELLESE
- a CDS encoding AMP-binding protein — encoded protein: MFNPDMETLPSDKLRKLQDERLAKLMAYLYERLPFYRKVLDEAGTKPSDVTSVDDLPKLPFTRKSDLRDHYPFGLFAVPKSKVARIHVSSGTTGKPTVVGYSRRDLELFAEVNARALAAAGARPGMTLHNAYGYGLFTGGLGLHYGGERLGLTVVPVSGGMTERQLLLIEDFKPDIIACTPSYAQTLAESFRRRGVPPEEISLSYAILGAEPWTEAIRQDVERGLGVKASNIYGLSEVIGPGVAQEAWDEQDGSYLCEDHFYPEIVDPGTGEPLADGQEGVLVLTTLTKEATPLLRYWTGDITSLTRAASTTGRTHARMGGIRGRSDDMLIIRGVNVYPTQIEEILRGRPEAAAHYQLVISRSHLLDEVELRLELSEAAFSRMEPANRDPARFDDLVEADEELRSLRRGLEQSIKERVGVSVKVTLMAPGSVPRSEGGKLSRVLDERKG
- a CDS encoding thioesterase family protein; its protein translation is MKPIPEGFEASFSLRVTDEMTVDFEEMGRLHPVYATYWLAKHMELVSRKVILPFLEAEEEGIGFEVQVTHLASALPGMRVTVSARHLRSEGKRIYSSCEAVSELGDRIGTGTTTQVVLPRATLEAGFEGLRRRWQMQRDNR
- a CDS encoding ABC transporter ATP-binding protein codes for the protein MAVVLSATGLCVSYGAVEAVREVSFEVHRGEVVTLIGPNGAGKTTTLLALMNILSAGGERLYDGQAIARTTPERLVAAGLVLVPEKRELFADMSVVDNLKLGAYARYRRGERRLEGDLDYVYALFPRLRERSAQLAGTMSGGEQQMLAVGRGLMAKPKVLMLDEPSLGLAPLIVKEIFSILARLKRQGTTILLVEQNAHAALALADRGYVLDAGELVLAGRAEDLRRDPRVLESYLGIRREQT